The Plectropomus leopardus isolate mb chromosome 22, YSFRI_Pleo_2.0, whole genome shotgun sequence genome includes a window with the following:
- the cd36 gene encoding platelet glycoprotein 4 has translation MGCCNRRCGLIAGAVFGAVVAILGGVLIPLGNSVIQGTVEKEAVIEPGTTAYDNWVSTGAKVYRQFWFFDVQNAQEVLQKGANPVVVEKGPYTYRTRYLPKDNVTFNSNHTVSFLLPMGAIFEPAMSVGPEDDKVTSLNLAVAGAYSLLPEVLHSVLEAMIKASKSSLFQQRTVSEMLWGYTDPMLKGTVGLFAPYNGTYDGYYNVYTGADDISKVGIIDRWRGERSLSFWENKYCDMINGTDASSFPPFVDKKKPIYFFSSDICRSVSASFEESLNLKGIEVYRYALQPNTLASPTVNPDNKCFCRNLKTTKNCTMAGVLDISSCQDGKPIYISLPHFLHGSQSLREDVLGLNPSEEHHATYLDVEPTTGFTLRFAKRIQVNMMYGPSKVITVLKKVKDYTIFPLVWLNETAMLDDETADRFKKELVSRIQMLEIIQNVLLGTGLSIFALCLIGYCVVRGRNNQSKLV, from the exons ATGGGCTGCTGTAACAGAAGGTGCGGGCTGATAGCCGGAGCTGTGTTTGGGGCGGTGGTAGCCATCCTGGGAGGCGTCCTTATCCCACTGGGGAACAGCGTCATTCAGGGGACAGTGGAGAAG GAAGCAGTCATTGAGCCTGGAACGACAGCTTATGACAACTGGGTGTCCACAGGGGCAAAGGTGTACAGGCAGTTCTGGTTCTTTGACGTGCAGAACGCTCAGGAGGTTTTGCAGAAAGGAGCAAATCCGGTGGTTGTGGAAAAAGGACCCTACACTTACAG GACAAGATATTTACCCAAAGACAACGTCACGTTCAACTCCAATCACACCGTCTCCTTCCTGCTGCCCATGGGCGCCATCTTTGAGCCGGCCATGTCAGTGGGACCAGAAGATGACAAAGTCACCTCTCTCAACCTGGCTGTGGCT ggagCTTATTCGCTTCTTCCAGAAGTGCTTCATAGTGTGCTGGAGGCTATGATAAAGGCGAGCAAATCCTCCTTGTTCCAGCAACGTACAGTCAGCGAAATGCTGTGGGGTTACACAGACCCCATGTTGAAAGGAACTGTGGGCCTGTTTGCACCT TACAATGGTACCTATGACGGCTACTACAATGTGTACACTGGGGCGGACGACATCTCAAAAGTGGGAATAATTGACAGATGGCGAGGAGAGAG GAGCTTAAGTTTCTGGGAAAACAAGTACTGTGACATGATCAACGGGACAG ATGCGTCCTCATTTCCTCCCTTTGTGGACAAAAAGAAGCCTATCTATTTCTTCTCATCCGACATCTGCAG GTCTGTGTCAGCTAGCTTTGAGGAGAGCCTGAATCTGAAAGGGATTGAAGTGTACCGCTACGCCCTCCAGCCGAACACCCTGGCCTCCCCGACAGTTAACCCCGATAACAAATGCTTCTGCAGAAACCTAAAGACAACCAAGAACTGCACCATGGCTGGAGTCCTGGACATCAGCTCCTGTCAAGACG GAAAGCCGATCTACATCTCTCTGCCTCACTTCCTCCATGGCAGTCAATCCCTACGAGAGGACGTGTTGGGCCTCAATCCCAGCGAGGAGCACCATGCCACCTACCTGGATGTGGAACCT ACAACCGGGTTCACCTTGAGGTTTGCAAAGAGAATTCAAGTGAATATGATGTATGGACCATCAAAGGTCATCAC GGTGCTTAAGAAAGTCAAGGATTATACCATATTCCCCCTTGTTTGGCTGAACGAG ACGGCTATGCTGGATGACGAAACGGCCGACAGGTTCAAGAAGGAGCTCGTCTCCCGTATCCAGATGTTGGAGATAATACAGAATGTGCTGCTGGGCACGGGCCTGAGCATCTTCGCCCTGTGTCTCATCGGCTACTGCGTGGTGCGGGGGAGAAATAACCAAAGCAAGCTGGTGTGA